One genomic window of Corallococcus exiguus includes the following:
- a CDS encoding response regulator, with protein sequence MVVALDKPSTVLVVESYDDLREALVALLVLEGYTVLSVATATQAFEVLSQHPDMPSLVLLSLMLRNPEDQRFLVRLRNLDLTSRLPVLALTADPDLQAAPSGTVGLLGKPVRTEVLLAAVDRYRTRH encoded by the coding sequence ATGGTGGTTGCCCTGGACAAACCCTCGACCGTGCTGGTGGTCGAAAGCTACGACGACCTGCGCGAGGCCCTGGTGGCCCTCCTCGTGTTGGAGGGCTACACGGTGCTGTCCGTGGCCACGGCCACGCAGGCGTTTGAGGTGTTGTCCCAGCACCCGGACATGCCCTCGCTGGTGCTCCTCAGCCTGATGCTGCGCAACCCGGAGGACCAGCGCTTCCTCGTCCGGCTGCGGAACCTGGACCTGACGTCGCGGCTGCCGGTGCTGGCGCTCACCGCGGATCCGGACCTCCAGGCGGCCCCGTCCGGGACGGTGGGCCTCTTGGGCAAGCCGGTGCGCACGGAGGTGCTCCTGGCCGCCGTGGACCGCTACCGGACCCGGCACTGA
- a CDS encoding carboxylesterase/lipase family protein: MVQQSAPVVSTVEGQLQGVVEEGVYAFKGIPYAQPPVGALRWRPPAPVVPWKNIRQASTFGKSSLQSREGCIAGGGGDPYPMSEDCLYLNVWTPRVDPQAKLPVIVWIHGGAYVLGASGLPPYDGVPMASRDAILVTINYRLGHLGFLAHPALQKEPGGGAANFGLLDQVAALQWVNRNIAKFGGDAGNVTLMGQSAGAKSVLALFCMDAAKPLFHRGVAMSVYGLDEMPLAQAQLKGEALIRGMGVADGAATPERMRQLPAESFWQQPPEHSLAPVAVCGDTVLPQSILSTFKAQQQARVPLILGSTSDDVSVMEAMGRDPMEILQALRDNNVPIGLLYPGVSPDEELARQVCRDIVFTLIPRQVADLHLKVSDAWRFYFEYTATELRPEFPDGVPHGSDVPYFLDTVARCPPTQDVLTDEDRAYSRQVSNWMLQFARTGAPASATEWPKHQPGEDRTLRMQQPPKVEHNFMQLRLNAFLLASAIINSADSRSGGKHDTRGNVRHTGASPQKKNRPEGTT, encoded by the coding sequence ATGGTCCAGCAGTCGGCTCCCGTCGTCAGCACGGTCGAAGGACAGCTCCAAGGCGTCGTCGAGGAAGGGGTGTATGCCTTCAAGGGAATTCCCTACGCCCAGCCTCCCGTGGGCGCGCTGCGGTGGCGTCCTCCCGCCCCGGTCGTGCCCTGGAAGAACATCCGGCAGGCGTCCACGTTCGGCAAGTCCTCGCTCCAGTCTCGCGAAGGCTGCATCGCGGGCGGCGGCGGTGACCCGTATCCGATGAGCGAGGATTGTCTTTATCTCAATGTCTGGACGCCTCGCGTGGACCCCCAGGCGAAGCTGCCCGTCATCGTGTGGATCCACGGCGGCGCGTATGTGCTTGGCGCGAGCGGCCTGCCCCCGTACGACGGCGTGCCCATGGCGTCCCGTGACGCCATCCTCGTCACGATCAACTACCGCCTGGGCCACCTGGGCTTCCTGGCCCATCCGGCGCTCCAGAAGGAGCCGGGCGGCGGCGCGGCCAACTTCGGCCTGTTGGATCAGGTCGCCGCGCTCCAGTGGGTGAACCGCAACATCGCGAAGTTCGGCGGGGACGCGGGCAACGTCACCCTCATGGGCCAGTCCGCGGGCGCCAAGAGCGTGCTGGCCCTCTTCTGCATGGATGCCGCGAAGCCCCTGTTCCACCGGGGCGTGGCGATGAGCGTGTACGGCCTGGACGAGATGCCGCTGGCGCAGGCGCAGCTCAAGGGTGAGGCGTTGATCCGCGGCATGGGCGTGGCGGACGGGGCCGCGACGCCGGAGCGCATGCGCCAGCTGCCCGCGGAGTCCTTCTGGCAGCAGCCGCCAGAGCACTCGCTGGCGCCGGTGGCCGTGTGCGGCGACACGGTGCTGCCCCAGTCCATCCTGTCCACCTTCAAGGCGCAGCAGCAGGCGCGCGTGCCGCTCATCCTGGGCAGCACCAGCGATGACGTGAGCGTGATGGAGGCCATGGGCCGCGACCCCATGGAGATCCTCCAGGCGCTCCGGGACAACAACGTCCCCATCGGCCTGCTCTACCCGGGCGTGTCACCGGACGAAGAGCTGGCGCGGCAGGTGTGCCGCGACATCGTCTTCACGCTCATCCCCCGGCAGGTCGCGGACCTGCACCTCAAGGTCTCCGACGCGTGGCGCTTCTACTTCGAGTACACCGCCACCGAGCTGCGCCCGGAGTTCCCCGACGGCGTCCCGCACGGCTCGGACGTCCCGTACTTCCTGGACACGGTGGCCCGCTGCCCGCCCACCCAGGACGTGCTCACGGACGAGGACCGCGCGTACTCGCGCCAGGTGAGCAACTGGATGCTCCAGTTCGCCCGCACCGGAGCGCCCGCGTCCGCGACCGAGTGGCCGAAGCACCAGCCGGGTGAGGACCGCACCCTGCGCATGCAGCAGCCGCCGAAGGTGGAGCACAACTTCATGCAGCTGCGCCTCAACGCCTTCCTGCTCGCGAGCGCCATCATCAACAGCGCGGACAGCCGCTCGGGCGGGAAGCACGACACCCGCGGCAACGTCCGCCACACGGGGGCCTCACCCCAGAAGAAGAACCGGCCCGAAGGCACGACGTAG
- the mprF gene encoding bifunctional lysylphosphatidylglycerol flippase/synthetase MprF, which produces MLRPPGMSKVQRVLTTALPLLLLCVAAYVLHRELSHYRREDVSAGLAAVTASRILLALAVTVVNYAALTLYDVLALGHAGHRIPYSRVGFTSFVGYAFGHNLGASLLSGGSVRYRLYSAWGLTALDVARVSAFNALTFWLGLAAVTGASLLLEGGGGVLSLSTPVAHGVGAALGLLLVGYFVACATVRKPLRIRGLEWTLPTPARALAQLVVSCGDWALAAAVLWVLLPPDSVSLPSLTALFALAQLAGIASQVPAGLGVFETVMLSALTPRVPAPQVVGVLLVYRLVYYLLPFTVAVLLLAGHELLQRRHHLTRLAKVVHSSFAPVVPWAASAVAFVAGTVLLFSGATPPVAERMALLRRLVPLPFLEVSHLLGSLVGVSLLLLARGLQRRLDAAYVLTQVLLVAGAVFSVVKGVDYEEATLLLVLAAALAPFHQQFYRHTSLFAEAFSPGWLLATVAVVGASVWLGFFSYRHVEYRNDLWWHFAFSGNAPRFLRASVGVLGATIVAGLAALLRPASPRTHPPTVEELQRVRPLVASAPESMASLALVGDKSLLLNDAGTAFLMYGVSGRAWVSMGDPVGPPDAATELAWRFLEMADRHHGWACFYQVGPGALPRYLDLGLTLLKLGEEATVPLQDFSLEGPERRGLRHGMHRMEREGWTFEVQPREAVPELLPQLRAISDAWLAEKHTREKGFSLGCFSPRYLEQGPVALVRRSGVLMGFANVWAPDTKEELSVDLMRYQPGSPHGAMDFLFTSLMLWGRGQGFLRFNLGMAPFSGFEARALAPMWNRLGALLFRHGEHFYNFQGLRQYKEKFRPDWAPRYLASPGGLALPGVLAGVASLVSRGLGGVVAR; this is translated from the coding sequence ATGCTGCGTCCTCCTGGCATGTCGAAGGTCCAGAGAGTCCTCACCACCGCACTGCCATTGCTGCTGCTGTGCGTGGCGGCGTACGTGCTGCACCGCGAGCTGTCGCACTACCGCCGCGAGGACGTGAGCGCGGGGCTCGCGGCCGTGACGGCGAGTCGCATCCTCCTGGCCCTGGCCGTGACGGTCGTGAACTACGCGGCGCTCACGCTGTACGACGTGCTGGCGTTGGGGCACGCGGGGCACCGGATTCCCTATTCGCGCGTGGGGTTCACGTCCTTCGTGGGCTACGCCTTCGGGCACAACCTGGGCGCGTCGCTCCTGAGCGGCGGCTCGGTGCGCTACCGGCTGTATTCCGCGTGGGGGCTCACCGCGCTGGACGTCGCGCGGGTGTCCGCGTTCAACGCGCTCACGTTCTGGCTGGGCCTGGCCGCCGTCACCGGCGCGTCGTTGCTCCTGGAGGGCGGGGGTGGGGTGCTGTCCCTGTCCACGCCCGTGGCGCACGGAGTGGGGGCCGCGCTGGGTTTGCTGCTCGTGGGCTATTTCGTGGCGTGCGCCACCGTGCGCAAGCCGCTGCGTATTCGCGGCCTGGAGTGGACGTTGCCCACGCCCGCGCGAGCACTGGCCCAACTGGTGGTGTCGTGCGGGGACTGGGCGCTGGCGGCGGCGGTGTTGTGGGTGCTGCTGCCCCCGGACAGCGTGTCGCTGCCGTCGCTCACGGCGCTGTTCGCGCTGGCGCAGCTGGCGGGCATCGCCAGCCAGGTGCCCGCGGGCCTGGGCGTCTTCGAGACGGTGATGCTCTCCGCGCTCACGCCCCGCGTGCCCGCGCCGCAGGTCGTGGGCGTGCTGCTCGTGTACCGGCTCGTCTACTACCTGCTGCCCTTCACGGTGGCGGTGCTGCTGCTCGCGGGACATGAGTTGCTCCAGCGCCGTCACCACCTCACGCGGCTGGCGAAGGTGGTGCACAGCTCGTTCGCGCCGGTGGTGCCGTGGGCCGCGTCGGCGGTGGCGTTCGTGGCGGGCACGGTGCTGCTCTTCTCTGGCGCGACTCCGCCCGTCGCCGAGCGGATGGCGCTGCTCCGCCGGCTGGTGCCGCTGCCGTTCCTGGAGGTGTCGCATCTGCTGGGCAGCCTGGTGGGCGTGTCGCTGCTCCTGCTCGCTCGCGGGCTCCAGCGGCGCCTGGACGCGGCCTATGTGCTGACGCAGGTGCTGCTGGTGGCGGGCGCGGTGTTCTCCGTGGTGAAGGGCGTGGACTACGAGGAGGCCACGCTGCTGCTCGTCCTGGCCGCGGCGCTGGCGCCGTTCCATCAGCAGTTCTACCGGCACACGTCGCTGTTCGCGGAGGCCTTCAGCCCCGGGTGGCTCCTGGCCACGGTGGCGGTGGTGGGCGCGTCGGTATGGCTCGGTTTCTTCTCCTACCGGCACGTCGAGTATCGCAATGACCTCTGGTGGCACTTCGCCTTCTCAGGCAACGCGCCGCGCTTCCTGCGCGCCAGCGTGGGCGTGCTGGGGGCGACCATCGTGGCGGGGCTGGCCGCGCTCCTGCGGCCGGCGTCGCCGCGCACGCATCCTCCGACGGTGGAGGAGCTGCAACGGGTGCGCCCCCTGGTGGCGAGCGCCCCAGAGTCCATGGCCTCGCTGGCGCTGGTGGGGGACAAGTCCCTGCTGCTCAACGACGCGGGCACCGCGTTCCTCATGTACGGCGTGTCGGGGCGCGCGTGGGTGTCCATGGGCGACCCGGTGGGGCCGCCGGACGCGGCGACGGAGCTGGCGTGGCGCTTCCTCGAAATGGCGGACCGGCACCACGGCTGGGCGTGCTTCTACCAGGTGGGGCCGGGCGCGCTGCCGCGCTATCTGGACCTGGGGCTCACGCTGCTCAAGCTGGGTGAGGAGGCCACCGTGCCGCTCCAGGACTTCAGCCTGGAAGGGCCGGAGCGCCGGGGCCTGCGCCACGGCATGCACCGCATGGAGCGCGAGGGCTGGACCTTCGAGGTGCAACCGCGCGAGGCCGTGCCTGAGCTGCTGCCCCAGCTGCGAGCCATCTCCGACGCGTGGCTCGCGGAGAAGCACACGCGTGAGAAGGGCTTCAGCCTGGGCTGTTTCTCACCGCGCTACCTGGAGCAGGGGCCGGTGGCGCTGGTGCGCCGGAGCGGCGTGCTCATGGGCTTCGCCAACGTGTGGGCTCCGGACACGAAGGAGGAGCTGAGCGTGGACCTCATGCGCTACCAGCCGGGCAGTCCCCATGGGGCCATGGACTTCCTCTTCACGTCGCTGATGCTGTGGGGCCGGGGGCAGGGCTTCCTGCGCTTCAACCTGGGCATGGCGCCCTTCAGCGGCTTCGAGGCGCGCGCGCTCGCGCCCATGTGGAACCGGCTGGGCGCGCTCCTGTTCCGGCACGGCGAGCACTTCTACAACTTCCAGGGGCTGCGCCAGTACAAGGAGAAGTTCCGTCCGGACTGGGCGCCGCGCTACCTGGCCTCGCCGGGCGGGCTCGCGCTGCCGGGTGTGCTCGCTGGCGTGGCGTCGCTGGTGTCGCGCGGGCTGGGCGGCGTGGTGGCGAGATGA
- a CDS encoding virulence factor family protein: MRKRAKWFLVGAVLVLALALIPWSRTCAAPSVAPAPVAVPVPQPPVAPRVETRHIGGRFGHVTVVTPPGRPGTVVLLLADGPAEKGRALELSTALAAHGALVLGVDAGAYLRALEKGTRCAYPAGDLEVLSQGYQRHAELPEYLHPVLVGDGTGAALAYAALAQAPPGTFRGAVSVDFTPEVTTSVAFCPGAELVRSRADKDRRERLAPAHALYQPWVLLGAEHDPVHPVKAAHDFTRSLTTARVLTVPGLGLARMPVDAWQGALLAAHDAAAAPLPSEALPPVSTPASPPDAGTQGLSGDTSVEGLPLVEVPATSDVPGDTLALFVTGDGGWASLDQTVSESLAAQGIPVVGFNSLRYFWKRRTPEQTSADVARALRHYLSAWGKQRVVLLGYSRGADVVPAIAARLPEDLRERVRMAVLLAPGKEAEFEVHVTDIFGGKGRPTAAVLPDVQALKGTPVLCVYGDEELSDSLCPTLSGVPGARAVLLKGGHHFDGDYAAITRAVLRELGMALP; this comes from the coding sequence ATGAGGAAGCGCGCGAAGTGGTTCCTGGTGGGGGCCGTGCTCGTGCTGGCGCTGGCGCTCATCCCGTGGTCGCGCACGTGCGCGGCGCCCTCCGTCGCTCCGGCCCCGGTGGCGGTCCCCGTGCCCCAGCCTCCCGTCGCTCCGCGCGTGGAGACGCGGCACATCGGGGGCCGCTTTGGCCACGTCACGGTGGTGACGCCCCCGGGGAGGCCCGGGACGGTGGTGCTCCTCCTGGCGGATGGGCCCGCGGAAAAGGGCAGGGCGCTGGAGTTGTCCACGGCGCTCGCCGCGCACGGCGCGCTGGTTCTCGGGGTGGACGCAGGGGCCTACCTGCGCGCTTTGGAGAAGGGCACCCGGTGCGCGTATCCGGCGGGCGACCTGGAGGTCCTGAGCCAGGGCTACCAGCGGCACGCGGAGCTGCCCGAGTACCTGCACCCCGTCCTCGTGGGGGACGGCACGGGCGCGGCGCTGGCCTACGCGGCGCTGGCCCAGGCTCCTCCGGGCACGTTCCGGGGCGCGGTGAGCGTGGACTTCACGCCGGAGGTGACGACCTCCGTGGCCTTCTGTCCGGGCGCGGAGCTCGTGCGCTCACGCGCGGATAAAGACAGGCGCGAGCGGCTGGCCCCGGCGCATGCGCTGTATCAACCGTGGGTGCTGCTCGGCGCGGAGCATGATCCGGTCCATCCGGTGAAGGCCGCGCACGACTTCACCCGCTCGCTGACGACGGCCCGCGTGCTGACGGTGCCGGGGCTGGGATTGGCCCGCATGCCGGTGGACGCATGGCAGGGGGCGCTGCTGGCCGCGCATGACGCCGCCGCCGCGCCGCTCCCATCGGAAGCGCTGCCGCCGGTCTCCACGCCAGCGTCGCCTCCAGACGCGGGCACCCAGGGGCTCTCCGGGGACACGTCGGTGGAGGGCCTGCCGCTGGTGGAGGTCCCCGCGACGTCGGATGTCCCAGGCGACACGCTGGCACTCTTCGTCACCGGCGATGGCGGCTGGGCCAGCCTGGACCAGACGGTCTCCGAGTCGCTCGCCGCGCAGGGCATCCCCGTCGTGGGCTTCAACTCGCTGCGCTACTTCTGGAAGCGCCGCACTCCGGAGCAGACCTCCGCGGACGTGGCCCGAGCGCTGCGCCACTACCTGTCCGCGTGGGGCAAGCAGCGCGTGGTGTTGCTGGGCTACTCGCGTGGCGCGGACGTGGTGCCGGCCATCGCCGCGCGCCTGCCGGAGGATTTGCGCGAGCGCGTGCGGATGGCCGTGCTGCTCGCGCCCGGCAAGGAGGCGGAGTTCGAGGTGCACGTCACGGACATCTTCGGCGGCAAGGGCCGACCCACGGCCGCGGTGCTCCCGGACGTGCAGGCCCTGAAGGGGACGCCCGTGCTCTGCGTCTACGGTGACGAGGAGCTGTCCGACAGCCTCTGCCCCACGCTGTCCGGCGTGCCCGGCGCGCGCGCGGTACTGCTCAAGGGTGGACATCACTTCGACGGGGACTACGCAGCCATCACCCGGGCCGTCCTGCGGGAACTCGGTATGGCATTGCCCTGA
- a CDS encoding glutathione-independent formaldehyde dehydrogenase, with protein MLAVVYKANSQVKVEEVEDPKMESPTDCIIRVTSAGICGSDLHMYEGRTTSKAGQVFGHENMGVVEQVGPGVTSIKKGDRVVLPFNIACGTCFDCVRGRTEACLVANPEAPHAGYGYAGMGPYRGGQAELLRVPWADYNCLKIPGKPGDDLEDDFLLLSDVFPTAYHGTELANVRPGATVAVFGAGPVGLLAGYCALLRGASEVYVVDSVPERLAKVKEMGAIPIDFTKGDPVKQIMDLRRGNPLIMGALRSGEEKAMGVMCGIDAVGYQSRDIKGADAHGGREKPTQVLEQLVELVNPTGSIGVVGVYIAPDPGASDENAKQGIYPLPWAKVFDKGITVGTGQTPVKRYNYFLRDLIIAGRARPSMIVSHRLPLQDAPDAYKKFDARKDGYTKVILKPQLGPKARA; from the coding sequence ATGCTCGCAGTCGTCTACAAGGCCAACAGCCAGGTGAAGGTGGAGGAGGTGGAGGATCCGAAGATGGAGTCCCCCACCGACTGCATCATCCGCGTCACCTCCGCCGGCATCTGCGGAAGCGATCTGCACATGTACGAAGGTCGCACCACGTCCAAGGCCGGACAGGTGTTCGGCCACGAGAACATGGGCGTCGTGGAGCAGGTGGGCCCTGGCGTGACGAGCATCAAGAAGGGCGACCGCGTGGTGCTGCCCTTCAACATCGCCTGCGGCACCTGCTTCGACTGCGTGCGCGGCCGCACCGAGGCGTGCCTCGTCGCCAACCCGGAAGCGCCTCACGCGGGCTACGGCTACGCGGGCATGGGCCCGTACCGCGGCGGACAGGCGGAGCTGCTCCGGGTGCCATGGGCCGACTACAACTGCCTGAAGATCCCCGGGAAGCCGGGCGATGACCTGGAGGACGACTTCCTGCTGCTGTCGGACGTGTTCCCGACCGCGTACCACGGCACCGAGCTGGCGAACGTGCGGCCGGGCGCCACCGTGGCCGTCTTCGGCGCGGGGCCTGTGGGCCTGCTCGCCGGCTACTGCGCGCTCTTGCGCGGCGCCTCGGAGGTCTACGTGGTGGACAGCGTCCCGGAGCGCCTGGCCAAGGTGAAGGAGATGGGCGCCATCCCCATCGACTTCACGAAGGGCGACCCGGTGAAGCAGATCATGGACCTGCGCCGCGGCAACCCGCTCATCATGGGCGCGCTGCGCTCCGGTGAGGAGAAGGCCATGGGCGTGATGTGCGGCATCGACGCCGTGGGCTACCAGTCGCGAGACATCAAGGGCGCGGACGCGCACGGCGGCCGGGAGAAGCCCACCCAGGTGCTGGAGCAGCTGGTGGAGCTGGTGAACCCCACGGGCTCCATTGGCGTCGTGGGCGTCTACATCGCCCCGGACCCCGGCGCATCGGACGAGAACGCCAAGCAGGGCATCTACCCGCTGCCGTGGGCCAAGGTGTTCGACAAGGGCATCACCGTGGGCACCGGCCAGACGCCGGTGAAGCGCTACAACTACTTCCTGCGCGACCTCATCATCGCCGGCCGCGCCAGGCCGAGCATGATCGTCAGCCACCGCCTGCCGCTCCAGGACGCCCCGGATGCGTACAAGAAGTTCGACGCACGCAAGGACGGCTACACCAAGGTCATCCTCAAGCCCCAGCTTGGCCCCAAGGCTCGCGCTTAG
- a CDS encoding MATE family efflux transporter has translation MPTEVEPTPSREPGLFRLTWPIFFEIFLFMLMGTADTLMLSGVSDAAVSAVGVVNQYVFICILVMEVVSHGASIVVSQYLGAKRNVEAARIAAQAITMNFLLGLAVSGGLLLSADAILGRMNLEPQTQAYASTYWHIAGGFLFLQALINVFSSLIRTYGFTRQSMYVAMGMNVVHVVGNWVLIFGHFGMPAHGVAGAAMSTVFSRAMAVGVFAWMLWRVMDVKMQPTHFVALTREYVRKILRVGVPSAVEQMTYHACQTVFLYYVTYLGPVALASRQYANAMSQYVFLCSLAIGMGTSIIVGRLVGARRSQDAYARVLKSLKWSIGITVAVDVTAILFREPLIRLFTHDGDILRLTSQVLVLSLLLETGRSFNLVLVNALRAAGDATFPVIMAMISMVCMSLPLGYYLVFHLQLGLAGVWLAVAADEWTRGLAMWLRWRSRAWERQSLVSPAEAPVVMAH, from the coding sequence ATGCCCACTGAAGTCGAGCCGACACCCTCCCGCGAGCCGGGCCTGTTCCGCCTGACCTGGCCCATCTTCTTCGAAATCTTCCTCTTCATGCTGATGGGCACGGCGGACACGCTGATGCTCAGCGGTGTGTCGGACGCCGCCGTGTCCGCGGTGGGCGTCGTCAATCAGTACGTCTTCATCTGCATCCTGGTGATGGAGGTGGTGAGCCACGGCGCTTCCATCGTCGTGTCGCAATATCTCGGTGCGAAGCGAAACGTGGAGGCGGCGCGCATCGCGGCGCAGGCCATCACGATGAACTTCCTGCTGGGCCTGGCGGTGAGCGGCGGGCTGCTGTTGTCCGCGGACGCCATCCTGGGGCGGATGAACCTGGAGCCCCAGACGCAGGCGTACGCGAGCACCTACTGGCACATCGCGGGCGGCTTCCTGTTCCTGCAGGCGCTCATCAACGTCTTCTCCAGCCTCATCCGAACGTACGGCTTCACGCGACAGTCCATGTACGTGGCCATGGGCATGAACGTGGTGCACGTGGTGGGCAACTGGGTGCTCATCTTCGGGCACTTCGGCATGCCGGCGCACGGCGTGGCGGGCGCGGCCATGTCCACCGTCTTCAGCCGCGCGATGGCGGTGGGCGTCTTCGCGTGGATGCTCTGGCGGGTGATGGACGTGAAGATGCAGCCCACGCACTTCGTGGCGCTGACGCGCGAGTACGTGCGGAAGATTCTGCGCGTGGGCGTGCCGTCCGCGGTGGAGCAGATGACGTACCACGCGTGCCAGACGGTGTTCCTGTACTACGTGACGTACCTGGGCCCGGTGGCGCTGGCGTCGCGGCAGTACGCCAACGCCATGTCCCAGTACGTGTTCCTGTGCAGCCTGGCCATCGGCATGGGCACGTCCATCATCGTGGGCCGGCTGGTGGGCGCGAGGCGCTCGCAGGACGCGTACGCGCGCGTGCTCAAGAGCCTCAAGTGGAGCATCGGCATCACGGTGGCGGTGGACGTCACGGCCATCCTCTTCCGCGAGCCGCTCATCCGCCTCTTCACGCATGACGGCGACATCCTGCGGCTCACGTCACAGGTGCTCGTCCTGAGCCTTTTGTTGGAGACGGGCCGCTCGTTCAACCTGGTGCTGGTGAACGCGCTGCGCGCCGCGGGCGACGCCACCTTCCCGGTCATCATGGCGATGATCTCCATGGTCTGTATGAGCCTGCCCCTGGGCTACTACCTGGTGTTCCACCTGCAGCTGGGGCTCGCGGGCGTGTGGCTGGCGGTGGCCGCGGATGAATGGACGCGCGGACTGGCCATGTGGCTGCGCTGGCGAAGCCGCGCGTGGGAGCGCCAGTCGCTGGTGTCCCCGGCGGAGGCGCCGGTGGTGATGGCGCACTGA